The proteins below come from a single Tachypleus tridentatus isolate NWPU-2018 chromosome 13, ASM421037v1, whole genome shotgun sequence genomic window:
- the LOC143238848 gene encoding leucine-rich repeat, immunoglobulin-like domain and transmembrane domain-containing protein 2 codes for MIPTRFWLIVVSACVCSQLCHCGTTCVEGCLCKWKHGKQTAECADAFLTTVPAGLNSATQVLDLSGNVLHTLASRAFHSVRLVNLQKIFLARCGLTEISDDAFYRVSNLIEIDLSENNLSWVPTLKDCSLLRRLQLSRNPIQHLLDNSFSSLSHLTTLEMSNCQIHTIGPSAFSGLKHLEYLRLDGNRLSYLSGTVLQPFQTLYALDLHNNPWVCDCRNSGVRRWMVSMNVPFSVPPRCQQPSWVQGVTWDLMDIEDFACSPKIIGVDTKTSIVEGRNATLRCKIRAVPSAKITWLWQGRIIKNLSLMSFGQQMYLIQERGEDEKESILTIINVMMKDRGRYVCVAYNHAGNVTVNVTVEVTPQTTVDTTLSGGEISGIIIGLFLVTSLLLIVVSFLTVYRRRISSEERKSIGINLYKNFDSVKQNHVELSLLDNGAVEDKGAGPDRQTRGNSGYSSDATLSMPSQADLEDASSSSTGLSQKIANPDLVDLPCDVQLCSSLSALEQCNSDTHMYGCDRSFSTNDCENVLSSSKPQSLVAHNDRTKDSRSDQNLVAPSHNSFAHYLFMPNYFNLDLTSEARDSPDEGLGDEREYETDILE; via the coding sequence ATGATTCCGACCAGGttttggttaattgttgtttCGGCGTGCGTCTGTTCACAGCTGTGCCACTGTGGTACCACATGTGTCGAGGGTTGTTTGTGTAAGTGGAAGCACGGGAAACAAACTGCTGAATGTGCTGACGCGTTTCTTACGACTGTGCCTGCTGGCCTGAACAGCGCAACCCAGGTACTTGATCTAAGCGGGAACGTTTTACATACTCTCGCTAGCAGGGCTTTCCACTCAGTCAGGTTGGTCAATCTACAGAAAATATTCCTAGCTCGGTGTGGCTTAACAGAAATTTCTGATGATGCCTTCTATCGTGTATCCAATTTGATTGAAATAGATTTAAGCGAGAACAATTTGAGCTGGGTACCCACTCTTAAAGATTGTTCACTTCTTCGTCGGTTACAACTTAGTCGCAATCCTATTCAACATTTGTTAGACAACTCTTTCTCTAGCCTAAGTCATCTAACTACCCTGGAGATGAGCAACTGTCAGATTCATACTATTGGGCCTAGCGCATTTAGTGGACTTAAGCATTTGGAATATCTTCGTCTTGATGGAAACAGACTTTCATATCTCTCGGGGACAGTTCTTCAACCATTTCAAACCTTGTACGCCTTAGACTTGCATAATAACCCGTGGGTATGTGACTGTAGAAACAGTGGCGTGAGAAGATGGATGGTCTCGATGAACGTTCCATTCTCGGTTCCTCCTCGATGTCAACAACCTTCTTGGGTCCAGGGTGTAACCTGGGACCTCATGGATATCGAAGACTTTGCCTGCTCTCCCAAGATAATTGGAGTGGACACAAAAACCTCTATTGTCGAAGGACGAAACGCTACTTTACGTTGTAAAATACGGGCTGTTCCGAGTGCAAAAATTACTTGGCTGTGGCAAGGAAGGATCATTAAAAATCTGTCTTTGATGTCATTTGGGCAGCAGATGTATCTAATACAAGAAAGAGGCGAGGACGAGAAGGAgagtattttaacaataatcaaTGTGATGATGAAAGACAGAGGTCGCTACGTGTGTGTAGCATATAACCATGCAGGAAACGTGACGGTGAACGTGACAGTTGAAGTCACTCCTCAAACTACTGTCGACACAACACTAAGTGGAGGCGAGATTTCAGGAATCATAATTGGTTTGTTCCTAGTTACCAGCTTGTTACTTATCGTTGTGTCCTTCCTTACTGTGTACCGTAGAAGAATTTCCTCTGAAGAGCGAAAGAGTATAGGAATTAATTTGTACAAGAATTTCGATTCGGTAAAACAAAACCACGTGGAGCTTTCATTGTTAGATAATGGAGCAGTCGAAGACAAAGGAGCTGGACCAGACAGACAGACCCGGGGGAACAGCGGCTATTCTTCAGATGCGACATTGAGCATGCCGTCTCAGGCTGATCTTGAAGATGCTAGTAGTTCTTCAACTGGACTCAGTCAGAAAATAGCCAATCCAGACCTTGTGGACCTGCCATGCGATGTCCAGCTCTGTAGTTCGCTATCAGCACTAGAACAATGTAATTCTGACACGCATATGTACGGATGTGACAGGTCTTTCTCTACCAATGATTGTGAAAATGTGTTGTCCTCATCAAAGCCCCAATCCCTAGTGGCGCACAATGACAGAACAAAAGATTCAAGAAGCGACCAAAACTTAGTGGCGCCATCTCACAACAGTTTTGCTCATTACCTTTTTATGCCAAACTATTTTAACCTCGACTTAACCTCCGAAGCTCGAGATTCCCCGGACGAAGGCCTCGGAGATGAGCGTGAATATGAAACAGATATTTTGGAATAA